Within Bombus vancouverensis nearcticus chromosome 18, iyBomVanc1_principal, whole genome shotgun sequence, the genomic segment TGCAAATCTTGTGTGAGCAGCAATGTACGTCATTATACAGTAAAACATTACCAGagtattaaaaaaatacaagaaGATCATTGCACAGACGCTATAGCTAATAATTGAAATGTATAAATAAGAAATTACACTGTATgatgaatttattttaaaatgattgCAAGATTTGCATTGATTCTATTTAACTTAATTTGATCACTTAAAAGTTAACAAATTAATGTAATCGTATAGTTATATAGATTATATTGTGATCTAATAAGAAATTCTGTACCTAAATGAATTTGGATATAATAAATTGTGATTATTCTGTAGTATTACTTAGAATTCTGTAGagagaataaaatattaatacactACGAAAGAAAACTTATAAAATCCACTGAAACTCCGAAATAAAATGATTTACCTAATTATAACTTCGTATTTTACGACTTATTCTCTGTCAGGAACCAAATTAAAGTTTTTAGCACGCACTATATTTTCTTAACAATTCCTCCATGCATGGTTACcttttttccatattttcaacaaatttaaaACATTATCTGACCAATTTTATGAACGCATATACTGAATTCAAAATACTCACAGACAGTATACAATAGCCAGCATTTACTCACACGTCAAGTTGGTAACATTGAAGCCCATTCTGAAAACCTTCATACATTTATACATTCATACATTCATACATAACCTTCAAACATTAAGTTACAGGTTATTAGTTACATagaatgaatttttaaaattatgtgAACTTGATACTTTAGCGTATCTTGTTACTATAAAGTTTGCATTTTATTATTGatttcgttaaaaataaaaataattaaataacacTACCAAAAATGGCGACTATCGATGATTTTAgcaatataaaaataagtacCAGCGATTTACTCGTTTTTCAAAGAGAATTAATACAAGAAAAAGAACttcttcaaaatatattaacaaaaattgatgATCAAATAAGTAGACTGCaggtaaatataatatttacaatcccTTTTTTATCTGTTTTAATATTGAAAAACATTTCATATGACAAGATGTTTAGGTGGAGCAACTTCATTTATTGGGATTAGTGAACAAATCATTAAAAGGTACAAAAACCAAGTCTCCTTCACAAAGTATCAAGTATCAGTCAACAAATGATAATCAACAAGATTTTACAAGCAAATCGTTAGACTTGGCTGTGCCCTCAACTTCCAGGTATTACGAGGAAGAAATGGAAGATGAAGATGATTAGAATAAGATTTTAACTTAAGAAGACTATGTTACATTAAACTATAATGATAATttaatctaaaaataaattcaaataatgaaaataaatagtaattcaatttattttataaatatgtttcTCATTAATAAATTTCTACTATATTTATGTGAAGTGCTTTATCTTATTAACAATTCAATAAAAGTACAAAATCAGAATTAAATACAAACCaaactattattatatttcttaaatcaaAAGACTGAATTGTCTATACAAATTTGATGTACTGGCAATATGATAGCTGTCAACTACTATTGTTTCAAAGAATATGAAACATTTGTACTTAATTAGTTGagtgtaatttaaaatatatctagaTATTTATACGTTTTACGATGGATGACTTTGTCTCAGATGGCTTGGATCTTCAGTGAATGATGGAGGTTTGAATTGTTCCGCAGATAAACGGGTAATAAATATTCCTACACCTTCTATTAAAGCCAATAACACTCCTCCAATAATTGCACTACCAGCCATGGCTGGTAAACCATTTCTTGCTGCTAATATTCCACCAGTAGCTGCTCCACTGATAATAGAGTTCCATGGGTCTTCTTTCTTCCTAAGATGAACCAAAGTACAATCTATTGTAGAAAACATACCACCCCATAACGCAAAATTTCCAGCAATAATAGGAGACTTTTGCTTAATAGCTATAAGGCTTCCTAGGACTCTTTTGTTTATTCCACTGGGTGCATTACGAAATCCTTTAATACTTTGAAATACTGCACCACCAATAGCACCCATGGTAAATGCACCACCACAGTCATCTATTATACGCCATGGGCATGGTTCTCTTGCGTATTCTTCCATTCCTTAGTTGATATTCTGTAagaagatttatttatttatttaatacacaTATTTTTTTTGTACTAACAGTTgcaaataatgataataactaTCATATTATTATGGTTTTACCacattttatacattattaaataaatgatgCATGTATGTATGATCATTGTTAtcaaggaaaaaaagaaaaaaaggcaaGTACTTAATACATCGTAACAATCATGTATAAATGTTTAATGTGTTTTTGATTTCATGTAAAATGTATGAAAAAGACTCACTAAAAGTAACCTTTACTGCTAATTCTTTTGAATTTTATACTGACAGTAATGTTTCTGGAGCATTCTTCTTACATTCAATTTTCCTATAGAAACATGTTACGTAAAAGCAATATATCTATATGTATTTAAATAGGAGAGATGAAAAAACGTGAGAAAAGTAATATATGATATAAGTGAGGTTATGGGACTAGATCTCGTGCACACCCAATTAACATGTACATAACAATACGAAAGATTGCAGTTCATTTATAAAAAATCTTAGTcttatcataaaaataaaatctttttacatatttaccataaaatttgtttcaaataaTTAGAATGCCGAGGAAGAAGATGCCTCGAGCGCGACACTGTGGTGAATGTAACTATGTTAATGAACCTTCATACAAATAAAAGCTTTTTTTTTTGATTATGTAAGAATAACGAGATGTCTATCAATTTAGTGTAATAAATGACTTTTCGAAAACAATtgagatatattttatcatttcgttaaattatttttcgttTACACTTTTCATAATTACGTTCGAATTCATTTGTACAAATAATGCATTAATTCTGCCTCACAGTGCATGATATTTCGTAATGAAACTACTATAGCAATATCTTCTTGtatagatatattttgttcCCATAAATAATCGTACAATCCAGAACATCCTTATAATTCGAACGAATAATCAATGACAAGTTTTATGTCATGTACTTGCTTTAAATACAATACGATTAGCAGTTTGTTGAATGCTAGACTGGCACACGTTTACGATAGTTTAAAATAGAACTAGCAGACAATGTCCAAAAATACATCATACTTTTCATTAGTCCTGGATATCCAGTCGCTTTTGTGTGACAAGAAGTTTCGTATTTAAAGGGAAAACATCATTTTTTAACACGTATTCCATTGTATTTTAAGTTCCCGGTAATTAATAAAATCGATCTTATAACATAACTGACGATCCAAAGCTACGACTCATATACTAGAACTAAATTTAAGTAAAACAGATTATACGTAACATTTTAGAATTTCGATCGTCACCCAAACAGTCAATAGACTATAATACTATAAGAATAAGAAATTATTTCGTGCCtaacgataaaaattatttgaccAGTTAGATAATAACGAACACAGTGAAAATACATCAGAAACAAATTCGTTTTTCCTCTGTTTCGTATGCTTCGTGTACAACATATAAAAGTGACGTTTCTTGCAGATAAAAATGTCAGACAACGAGACTCTTAAATCAACCACTGATCCAGACTCTTGTCTGTCTGAAATGGCAAAGTCAGGTCAACAAGACAATGTAGAAGATACATCAGTCGCCACGGTAGAAAATCAAAATGCACCCATGCAAGATATTGACTGTAAGATTTCGTATGGCATAGAAAATCAAACAATAGAGATGTCCGCAAAGGAAGTAAACGCGACTAGCATTGAAGATATGAAAATTATCTGTGAAACTGTGAATAAGTCTCTAGAAAAAAAAGTGGAGGACAGCACAACATCTGAAGCAAAGCAAAATGTGTCATCTGTgagttaaatatatttacatacgGATAATAATGGAACTTAAAATAATCGAGTGTTAGTTTCGTAAAATTGTGAATTCTTTTGTAGCCAAATATTCCGGAAATTCAGCAAGAAACGGCCATAGGCGCCGGAGATATTTTTTCCGTGACAAAACAAGACGGAAATGCTGATGTTGAGAAACCAGAAGAGCAAATTGCACTTACTGGCATGGTCGATCCGATTAAACCGGAAAACGATAAATCAGTGATAGGAGACGATAACAATGTAACTGAACACGAACATTTAATATCGAAATTAAAAGAAGAAGTGCAGGTAAAATTTGATATACAAACACAGAAAagattaataataggtaataagTTTTATGAAATCTTAATTTCTATGAACGATAATAAAGCTATGATAAATTCTTTTCTATGTACAGAAAGCGGCTAACGAACGAGACTCTTATCAAAAGAAGTTGGAAAGCGCAGAAAAAAAACTGACGGAGTTGCAGACGACGTACGATGCCCTGCTGAAGGGTGAAGGTAACGAGGTCATGCTTCGTCGAATGGTGGATCAGTTAAAGGGCAAACTTATTCAGACTTCGCTGCAATTGGAAGATCGAATTCGTACCGTGTCTAATCAGGAGAAGCAAATTAGCGCATTGAATAATCAGGTGGCTTCACTGAAGGAAGTAGAGTCTCTCACCAGAAGTCTGTTGCAAATTCGTAATATGGAAGTAAAGCATTTGCAGGTAAAATATAATAAGTAGTATGTAATCAGTAAAATATGATCAGTATCATCATAAGGTCTGTCAATCGAATGATTACAGACCTTACAGGGGGGGGGGGgttaaggttaattcgtacaaaataaggcatgttttcgtgaattatttgtgacgacacagttaaaatctctttattaaaaccaatagtacattaaagtatgacattcgaagaatattgtataaaattttcacggagaaatattaaaaaatacggcaatggcagcaattattcggacgtgtctcggaaaaaaagGTAGAATCGCGGTGCCCCtgataacttggtgctggatcatccgaaatcaaaaaatcaaagttcattcgttaggtaacagttttccccaggtaacgctgggagggtttttcgaaatttcaatttttcacttttttggaacactttgaagagaaaattagccgattttgcgaaaatttgcggctaGGTAGAATTGCGGTGCCCCTGATAACTTGGTGCTCAATcatctgaaataaaaaaattgaagttcattcgttaggtaacagttttccccaggtaacgctgggagggtttttcgaaatttcaatttttcacttttttggaacactttgaagggaaaattaatcaattttgcgaaaatttgcggctaattttcCATTCAAaatgttccaaaaaagtgaaaaattgaaatttcgaaaaaccctcccaGCTTTACCTGGGAAAAACTGTTACCTAATGAATGAACTTTaattttttgatttcagatgatccagcaccaagttatgagcaattctacttttttccgagacacgtccgaataattgctgccattgccgtattttttaatatttctccgtgaaaattttatacaatattcttcgaatgtcatactttaatgtactattggttttaataaagagattttaactgtgttgtcacaaataattcacaaaaacatgctttatttttgtacgaattaaccttaccccccccccttaacctacgatttacgttcgagaattttgggccgatttacgtttggtccgatcatctactacgggctatgcccgtagttatAGGTTAAAGGGTTAAAACAATTTGgttaaattatttaaagaattatatttttagaaacGACAAAGAAAATGAAGTGAATATTTATTGCCATTGTTATAGGCAGAGGTTGATGACATGGAAGTCCGAATTTCTGAGGAACGTGAACGATATAATACGATGATTAACAAAATGGATGCCGCGGTCAAATTAAATGCAGATTTGAAAAAGGAATACGAGACGCAGCTTTGTCTTTTCCGAGATTTACgagaaaaatatgaagaaaagGTTTCATTATTATCAGAAGAGAAACGAGCCCTTGAGGCTAACGTACAGTCTCCTAAATAAGGAAGTACCTTAAACTCGCTGAATtgttttgtaattattataatttgtataaaatagaaACTTTGTTCGGAAATAATTTACGGCTACATATTTTTATACCTCTTAACCTACTCCTTTGCTGAGAATGAGTGAaattatagatatagatatatttgATATGTGTTTTAGTAGAGAATGTTTAATATATACATGCATaaagattaattaaaaaatacgttgtaaaaattatcaataaattaaaattataaaaaacacCTTCCATCTGTTTCCGTGGTGTAGTGGTTATCACATCCGCCTAACACGCGGAAGGTCCCCGGTTCGATCCCGGGCGGAAACattttttttgcagaaaagcAAGAGGGAATTAAACAATTCACAAGATCAGTAGAGATTCCTGTCACATAAATTTGACttatcaaaatattattttggttgtaatttataaaaatgtttaagCCCTGAGgaaatttaaaacttaaaataCTAGAAAATCCCAGAACGAAtaacataaataattataacagattagaaaaaataaatcatttgtAAAAGTAAAATGGATTTTCCAAGAACACAAGGAAAAGAAActtatatttattcttattatCATTCGCGGTAATTCCCTCTTGCACTAGGCTGTATGTATACATGTGTACTTTCACAAATGAATAAGAATATATTTGGTGCGCCTTAACCAAACAGTGCACTTCGACTTATGATATGATACAatgatttaaacaattttatgtaGTAAAGactttcttttcaaaaaatGCTAAATAATCTGTGATAATATGTTGTAATAGCCAATATAAATACCTAAAAtgtagtaaatataaatatgtgcTACTGTTTTAATCTAATGGAGAAACATGATTGGACTATAAACTTGACTTATATAGTGACAGTAAATAGGTTGTGAAAGAATAAGAAAGAATGGAAAAAAAATTCATAACTTTGTTGAAACAACAACATGACTAAAGGAAAACTAGAATAAAAAGAGATTTTCGTTATCATGCGTGTGTTGTGCGCAGTCGGTGATTCCCAAAGTACTATGAACTTTCACACAGACAAAGACTGATACGTCTAACAGTTTGTATAAATACGGTGCAACTCAGGACATTCGATATCAGTGACTTCTCATTCAGAGGTCTGACCACCGGTTAATCAGGTAAGATACACACCATATATATAccagtaattattttattaaaaaatatttctaaaaatattcaaagatgTACACGCAACtaaattacattattttcatATAGAAAATCATGAAGAACTTTATCTTCGCCATTCTGGCTATTACCTTTGTGGTAGCCGCATCTACCACCACAATCCCAAATACACGTAAAACTGAGGTAACATTAGAGAATATGTGCATAGTTAATTAGAGCAGATATACTTAAGCTAAAAATtatatgataaaaaaataattgagTCAAGTATGAGAACCAATATTAAATCGTTTTTGTTACCACAGCTCCGTCGTCGTCGGGAAGCTGGACCGGAACCAGAACCAAGTAATCGACCACCCCGACCTATAAGTCTCCCACCAATTAATCCTGTAAGTATTtatatatcaatatttaaatattgatGCACAATGACAGTGTTCTATACTAAATTTTTTGGTAATTTTTATCTAGCGCCTTTCTCGTGAAGCTGATCCAGAACCGGAACCAGGCAACCGACCAGTGTACATTCCACCACCACGTCCACCACATCCGGTAAATATTAATTAGATATCAATCGTTTATATGATAACTGTCGATAGTAAGGTTGTTTGATTAAACTTGATTTTAACTCTCCTCAGCGCCTTCGTCGCGAAGCTGATCCAGAACCGGAACCAGGCAACCGACCAGTGTACATTCCACCACCACGTCCACCACATCCGGTAAATATTAATTAGATATCAATCGTTTATATGATAACTGTCGATAGTAGGGTTGTTTAATTAAACTTGATTTTAACTCTCCTCAGCGCCTTCGTCGCGAAGCTGATCCAGAACCGGAACCAGGCAACCGACCAGTGTACATTCCACCACCACGTCCACCACATCCGGTAAATATTAATTAGATATCAATCGTTTATATGATAACTGTCGATAGTAAGGTTGTTTGATTAAACTTGATTTTAACTCTCCTCAGCGCCTTCGTCGTGAAGCTGATGCAGATCCGGAACCAAATAACTGACCAGTGCGAATACATCACCCAAACATCATATCCGgtacatattaattaaatatcaatCGGTTATGTCATAACTGGCAATATATTTCCTACtgaaagtttttatatatagtattatataatataatataatgatatcaAACGCGATGTAATGTCTTCAATTTACTTTTCAGCCAGGCTGAATATTCATTAAATACTTGAAGAAGTATTCATTATTTCCTTAATATACCCGAGgcgaattgaaatattttaacctAATACTCTGTAAGATGTACTTAACTTCACAATAAAATTGgttgttattttaaaatataggaaaatttgtatttatcaatccttatttatatatataaacattaccTATATATACAAGAAGTAagaatatacattttatattatacattttacaaCTATTCTAACGAAACAACAACCGGCGCTT encodes:
- the LOC117160337 gene encoding uncharacterized protein LOC117160337, translated to MSDNETLKSTTDPDSCLSEMAKSGQQDNVEDTSVATVENQNAPMQDIDCKISYGIENQTIEMSAKEVNATSIEDMKIICETVNKSLEKKVEDSTTSEAKQNVSSPNIPEIQQETAIGAGDIFSVTKQDGNADVEKPEEQIALTGMVDPIKPENDKSVIGDDNNVTEHEHLISKLKEEVQKAANERDSYQKKLESAEKKLTELQTTYDALLKGEGNEVMLRRMVDQLKGKLIQTSLQLEDRIRTVSNQEKQISALNNQVASLKEVESLTRSLLQIRNMEVKHLQAEVDDMEVRISEERERYNTMINKMDAAVKLNADLKKEYETQLCLFRDLREKYEEKVSLLSEEKRALEANVQSPK
- the Apid1 gene encoding apidaecin 1 isoform X1; its protein translation is MKNFIFAILAITFVVAASTTTIPNTRKTELRRRREAGPEPEPSNRPPRPISLPPINPRLSREADPEPEPGNRPVYIPPPRPPHPRLRREADPEPEPGNRPVYIPPPRPPHPRLRREADPEPEPGNRPVYIPPPRPPHPRLRREADADPEPNN
- the Apid1 gene encoding apidaecin 1 isoform X2, which encodes MKNFIFAILAITFVVAASTTTIPNTRKTELRRRREAGPEPEPSNRPPRPISLPPINPRLSREADPEPEPGNRPVYIPPPRPPHPRLRREADPEPEPGNRPVYIPPPRPPHPRLRREADADPEPNN
- the LOC117160339 gene encoding uncharacterized protein LOC117160339 — protein: MATIDDFSNIKISTSDLLVFQRELIQEKELLQNILTKIDDQISRLQVEQLHLLGLVNKSLKGTKTKSPSQSIKYQSTNDNQQDFTSKSLDLAVPSTSRYYEEEMEDEDD
- the LOC117160338 gene encoding mitochondrial import inner membrane translocase subunit Tim17-B: MEEYAREPCPWRIIDDCGGAFTMGAIGGAVFQSIKGFRNAPSGINKRVLGSLIAIKQKSPIIAGNFALWGGMFSTIDCTLVHLRKKEDPWNSIISGAATGGILAARNGLPAMAGSAIIGGVLLALIEGVGIFITRLSAEQFKPPSFTEDPSHLRQSHPS